The following proteins are co-located in the Manihot esculenta cultivar AM560-2 chromosome 9, M.esculenta_v8, whole genome shotgun sequence genome:
- the LOC110623354 gene encoding ABC transporter G family member 37, producing MWLVKDDIELISEAPSRRPSSYCSEDVSVTSESFITLPPSGNITPLTPTESARVTTPVVFSGGASPKIRYEIEKASPERARSFALRMYESMKKHGLREEAEKAVGREEIKEEGGEGVGRKSEELLGMEYLLRDGFVSYLRDMAKITPPIPQQVVRFSSIKYSRKFEISDNGYETFGNKVVGCFIGPLRTLFGEKNSIWLQVLKGVDGYIMPGSMTLLLGPPGSGKSTLLEVLAGRVKMTKDSMMDGLVMYNDKHASEVRLSRLIAYISGQLNKHIPLLSVRETLEFARDCTQGLRPENFTPQMRKFFAHALVEGQDPFLEYILEILNLKEIQHKLTGDAISDTDRQRLTTAELALGTYSVMLYDQPFSGSDLAATYSLVDTIRTISRIQQSSAIMSLTQLSQDIFDLFDRIILLGDGHVLFQGPRQDAVPYFAKLGYTKPSHVESNEFLEDIAAGNGSQYRAPGATSCTLHELVECYRASDDYKDVMRIVDRDDVKRTYWVESEPGLTLSLKTPSEYHFPANSQLRRETELVVAELSKKVGHSGGIESTGRVEVGDVVTAISMNKEEMKYLSVGPQKIQHQRALQVYSMLKQARGNIHLQVERYKNEDEEYHAQWEQFQRPFVQTWWKSTKTLINRQIKITKRLHALIKLRLFQAIILGMFTGTLFYKLGGQYDPQKMNSVRALGFVSTMSIMLINLVQLPLYMLQRPIFYKHRAQRFFRVSSYIVAHCIVNLPQTLIEALAYTVCIYFLAGLSLAGNGAPFFAYLALLSLVAYFGSSIFFFLSSISSIPEVGNALAGLVVSIFLLFSGFVIYPSNIPIYWKWLMYVNPIHWANVSFCWFQFSNSYTDPCSIYISQLPFCDQLPTLTVGQAYLKFYELSEDARRPWLPYVVILGWTLVTNFLALLGLKNIEFSGTSQSLPYLRKTPMISKYREDAENESLSYNNYSENLGNSDTSRFSMPQTSWMGYGKMKQNCGIERWVEEFHVDLERNGLDLPLEPATLLFENVSFTRYNQGTKDNTAAFSNITGYAKPHHMVAILGGTRTGKATLLKCLAGRVPSTGNLSGNIQAYGFRTGAAFSRLIGYVEKLDAHQPYLSIRESLQFSAALRLGKAVNSLGRSIHVELILNQLGLLPYSNHLVGSLCDATGKTFEIAKKITIAVELAANPSILFLEEPISGLDTAGTSTILNILSQLSNSGRIIIASLTHPSTRILSSFNLALILTHKGHQAYFGPVGCNCTVLLDYFKSIPKAPHYSKRQSPVSYVMGALGFDIQKRQTHLLNYAEIYEASSLQAANSKKVCNVRKMMKGKTANNLASTYPAPYSWQAILVLQRTQRFLWRNVQYTYGRLTGCIMIGLLMGSLYYQIEYKDIYGVTSRTLYIYMQVILIGVISANNIIPQIGTDRLVYFREKRARMYHPFFYPVSWAVGEIPYFFIATLAVVGIGNGMAGIGTESIAVFLKYWLVLFIFTLCVTYFGMMITFLAPLPTLAAFAVSIVTSMWVSASGVVVVLSDISFYRWMYWSNPFQFAMNVMTSISFYCNTKECASNCSCPKLPDNSFVWDRVASIRSLNQERGNIDILILSAMCLLFASLAFIFFIVLKHNSPPQS from the exons ATGTGGTTGGTTAAGGATGATATTGAGCTAATCAGTGAAGCTCCATCAAGAAGACCTTCTTCATATTGCAGTGAAGATGTTTCTGTGACAAGTGAGAGTTTTATAACACTGCCTCCTTCAGGCAACATTACACCATTGACACCCACAGAAAGTGCTAGAGTCACAACGCCTGTTGTATTCTCCGGTGGGGCATCCCCGAAGATACGATATGAGATAGAGAAAGCCTCGCCGGAGAGAGCAAGGAGTTTTGCTCTGAGAATGTATGAGAGCATGAAGAAACATGGATTGAGGGAAGAGGCTGAAAAGGCTGTTGGTAGAGAAGAGATAAAAGAAGAGGGAGGAGAAGGAGTTGGAAGAAAGAGTGAGGAGCTTCTAGGaatggagtatttgttgagagaTGGTTTTGTTAGTTATCTACGTGATATGGCTAAAATTACTCCCCCCATTCCTCAACAG GTAGTTCGGTTTTCCAGCATTAAGTACTCGAGGAAATTTGAGATTTCTGATAATGGATATGAAACATTTGGAAATAAGGTAGTGGGATGCTTCATTGGTCCCTTAAGAACTCTTTTTGGGGAAAAGAATTCTATATGGCTGCAGGTTCTCAAGGGGGTGGATGGATACATTATGCCTGGATCAATGACCCTACTACTTGGTCCACCAG GAAGTGGAAAGAGCACTCTTCTTGAAGTTCTAGCAGGGAGGGTAAAAATGACTAAGGACTCGATGATGGACGGCCTGGTAATGTACAATGACAAACATGCCTCTGAGGTTCGTCTTAGTAGACTGATCGCTTACATTAGTGGCCAACTCAATAA GCACATTCCACTTCTTTCAGTTCGAGAGACTCTTGAATTTGCAAGGGACTGTACTCAAGGCCTTCGGCCAGAGAATTTTACTCCTCAGATGAGGAAATTCTTTGCACATGCGCTTGTGGAGGGACAAGATCCATTTCTAGAGTAtatattggaaatattaaacTTGAAGGAGATACAGCACAAACTCACTGGAGATGCAATCTCTGACACTGATCGCCAGAGGCTGACAACAGCTGAGTTAGCTCTTGGAACGTATTCTGTCATGCTTTATGATCAACCTTTCTCTGGGTCTGACTTAGCAGCTACGTACAGCCTGGTGGATACTATACGAACCATTAGCAGGATTCAACAATCTTCTGCAATCATGTCACTGACACAACTTTCACAGGATATTTTTGACCTTTTTGACAGGATCATATTACTTGGTGATGGCCATGTTTTATTCCAAGGCCCTCGTCAAGATGCTGTTCCTTACTTTGCCAAGCTTGG GTATACAAAGCCCTCACATGTCGAATCCAATGAATTTCTGGAAGACATTGCAGCTGGAAATGGTTCTCAGTACAGAGCACCAGGAGCAACATCCTGTACCCTACATGAACTTGTGGAGTGCTACAGGGCTTCAGATGACTACAAAGATGTGATGAGAATAGTGGATAGAGATGATGTGAAGCGCACCTATTGGGTGGAAAGCGAACCTGGGCTTACATTGTCTCTTAAGACACCATCCGAGTACCATTTCCCAGCCAATTCCCAGCTGAGACGAGAAACAG AATTGGTGGTTGCCGAGCTCTCAAAAAAAGTAGGACATTCAGGGGGAATTGAGAGTACTGGAAGAGTAGAGGTTGGAGATGTAGTCACAGCAATATCCATGAACAAAGAAGAAATGAAATATCTTTCTGTAGGTCCCCAAAAGATCCAGCATCAACGCGCCTTGCAAGTGTACTCTATGCTAAAGCAGGCAAGAGGCAATATTCATCTCCAAGTCGAGCGCTACAAAAATGAG GACGAGGAGTACCATGCTCAATGGGAACAGTTCCAAAGGCCCTTTGTTCAAACATGGTGGAAATCTACCAAGACTCTCATCAACAGGCAAATCAAAATTACCAAAAGACTTCATGctttaataaaattaaggcTCTTCCAG GCAATCATACTAGGCATGTTCACGGGAACACTCTTCTACAAACTCGGGGGTCAATATGACCCACAGAAAATGAACTCAGTGAGGGCTCTAGGGTTTGTATCCACCATGAGCATAATGCTAATAAATCTGGTTCAGCTTCCTTTATACATGCTCCAAAGACCAATTTTTTACAAGCATAGAGCGCAGAGATTTTTCAGAGTTTCTTCATACATAGTTGCTCATTGCATAGTCAATCTCCCGCAGACCCTCATTGAA GCACTGGCATATACTGTCTGCATTTATTTTCTAGCTGGGCTATCATTGGCAGGAAATGGGGCACCATTCTTTGCTTATTTGGCTCTCTTATCCTTAGTAGCATACTTTGGTTCATCTATCTTCTTCTTTCTAAGTTCAATCTCTTCAATTCCAGAAGTTGGGAATGCTTTGGCAG GCCTAGTTGTCTCAATCTTTCTACTCTTCAGTGGCTTTGTAATCTATCCATCTAATATTCCAATTTACTGGAAATGGCTCATGTATGTGAATCCAATTCACTGGGCCAATGTCTCATTTTGCTGGTTCCAATTCAGTAACAGCTATACAGATCCATGCTCAATCTACATTAGTCAACTCCCCTTTTGTGACCAGTTACCAACACTGACAGTTGGACAAGCATATCTGAAATTTTATGAGCTTTCTGAAGATGCTAGGAGGCCCTGGCTACCTTATGTCGTTATCCTAGGATGGACACTTGTTACTAATTTCTTGGCATTACTGGGGCTAAAGAATATAGAATTTTCAGGGACAAGCCAGTCATTGCCCTACCTGAGAAAGACCCCAATGATTAGCAAGTATAGAGAAGATGCAGAGAATGAGTCATTGTCATACAACAACTACAGTGAGAATTTGGGGAATTCTGATACTTCCAGATTCTCTATGCCACAAACTTCATGGATGGGCTATGGAAAAATGAAGCAAAATTGTGGAATAGAAAGATGGGTAGAGGAATTCCATGTTGATCTTGAGAGGAATGGATTAGACCTCCCTCTAGAACCAGCGACTCTCCTTTTTGAGAATGTGTCCTTCACAAG GTACAATCAAGGAACTAAAGACAATACAGCAGCTTTCAGCAACATCACAGGCTATGCTAAACCACATCATATGGTAGCTATATTGGGTGGTACAAGGACAGGTAAGGCCACGCTGCTTAAATGCCTAGCTGGTAGGGTACCTTCCACTGGTAACCTCAGCGGCAATATACAAGCATATGGCTTTAGAACAGGTGCTGCCTTTTCACGATTAATAGGCTATGTTGAAAAGCTTGATGCACATCAACCTTACCTCTCTATCCGTGAATCCCTTCAATTCAGTGCTGCACTTCGTCTTGGAAAAGCAGTTAACTCTTTAGGCCGCTCTATCCATGTTGAGCTGATCCTTAACCAACTCGGTTTACTTCCCTACTCCAACCATTTGGTTGGTTCCCTCTGTGATGCCACTGGAAAAACATTTGAGATTGCCAAAAAGATAACAATTGCAGTAGAGCTGGCAGCAAATCCAAGTATTCTCTTTCTTGAAGAACCAATATCCGGGCTTGATACTGCAGGAACTTCAACCATTCTCAATATTCTCTCTCAATTGTCAAATTCAGGTCGAATCATTATAGCGTCTCTCACACATCCCAGTACACGCATATTGTCATCCTTTAATCTGGCTCTGATTCTAACACATAAAGGGCATCAAGCATATTTTGGCCCGGTAGGATGTAACTGCACAGTGTTGCTAGACTATTTCAAATCAATACCAAAGGCTCCTCATTACTCCAAAAGACAAAGTCCTGTTAGCTACGTCATGGGGGCTCTTGGCTTCGATATACAGAAAAGGCAAACTCATTTGCTGAATTATGCAGAGATTTATGAAGCTAGCTCTTTACAAGCAGCTAATTCTAAAAAAGTTTGCAATGTAAGGAAAATGATGAAGGGAAAAACAGCAAACAATCTGGCTTCTACTTACCCAGCTCCATATTCATGGCAAGCTATTTTGGTACTACAAAGAACACAAAGATTTCTATGGAGGAATGTCCAATATACATATGGAAGACTGACAGGCTGTATAATGATTGGTCTCTTGATGGGCTCTTTATACTATCAGATTGAGTACAAGGACATATATGGTGTGACTTCACGTACACTTTACATATACATGCAAGTTATACTTATAGGAGTGATCTCAGCCAATAACATCATTCCTCAGATTGGCACAGACAGGTTGGTTTATTTCCGAGAGAAAAGGGCCAGAATGTATCATCCATTTTTTTATCCAGTGTCATGGGCAGTGGGTGAGATTCCATATTTTTTCATTGCTACACTTGCAGTAGTAGGGATTGGGAATGGCATGGCAGGAATTGGAactgaatcaattgcagtgttCCTGAAGTATTGGTTGGTGCTCTTCATTTTCACTCTGTGTGTAACATACTTTGGGATGATGATCACTTTCCTAGCACCACTGCCAACACTAGCAGCATTTGCAGTGTCAATTGTGACATCTATGTGGGTGTCAGCTTCTGGTGTAGTTGTTGTCCTTTCTGATATAAGTTTCTACCGATGGATGTACTGGAGCAACCCCTTTCAGTTTGCCATGAATGTCATGACTTCTATCAGTTTCTACTGCAACACAAAGGAGTGTGCATCAAATTGCAGTTGCCCCAAGTTGCCAGACAATTCTTTTGTGTGGGATAGAGTGGCATCAATAAGAAGCTTGAACCAAGAGAGAGGCAATATAGACATACTCATATTATCTGCAATGTGTTTGCTGTTTGCCAGCCTTGCTTTCATATTCTTCATTGTGCTAAAGCACAACTCACCCCCGCAATCATAG
- the LOC110623071 gene encoding shaggy-related protein kinase NtK-1, with the protein MASVGIAPTGMREAGGHNAGVDKLPEEMNDMKIRDDKEVEATVVDGNGTETGHIIVTTIGGRNGQPKQTISYMAERVVGHGSFGVVFQAKCLETGETVAIKKVLQDKRYKNRELQTMRLLDHPNVVLLKHCFFSTTEKDELYLNLVLEYVPETVHRVIKHYNKLNQRMPLIYVKLYAYQIFRALSYIHRAIGVCHRDIKPQNLLVNPHTHQVKLCDFGSAKVLVKGEPNISYICSRYYRAPELIFGATEYTTAIDIWSAGCVLAELLLGQPLFPGESGVDQLVEIIKVLGTPTREEIKCMNPNYTEYKFPQIKAHPWHKIFHKRMPAEAVDLVSRLLQYSPNLRCTALDALTHPFFDELRDPNTRLPNGRYLPPLFNFKSHELKGVSGETLAKLIPEHARKQCTFLGS; encoded by the exons ATGGCTTCTGTGGGCATCGCACCTACTGGTATGAGAGAAGCTGGTGGCCATAATGCTGGTGTGGATAAATTACCTGAGGAGATGAATGATATGAAAATTAGGGATGACAAA GAAGTAGAAGCAACAGTAGTTGATGGCAATGGTACAGAGACAGGTCATATTATAGTTACAACAATTGGTGGTAGAAATGGCCAGCCAAAGCAG ACTATAAGCTACATGGCTGAACGTGTTGTTGGACATGGATCATTCGGGGTTGTTTTCCAG GCAAAGTGTTTGGAAACTGGTGAAACTGTTGCTATAAAGAAGGTTCTTCAAGATAAGAGGTATAAGAACCGTGAACTGCAAACCATGCGTCTTCTTGACCATCCAAATGTGGTCTTGTTAAAGCATTGCTTCTTTTCAACAACTGAAAAGGATGAGCTTTACCTTAATTTGGTTCTTGAATATGTCCCTGAAACTGTTCACCGGGTGATTAAACACTACAACAAGTTGAATCAGAGGATGCCACTGATATATGTGAAACTTTATGCGTACCAG ATCTTCAGGGCATTGTCATACATCCATCGTGCAATTGGAGTATGTCATCGGGACATTAAACCTCAAAATCTTTTG GTAAATCCTCATACTCACCAGGTTAAATTGTGTGATTTTGGAAGTGCAAAAGTCTTG GTAAAAGGGGAGCCAAATATATCCTATATATGTTCTAGATATTATAGAGCACCAGAGCTCATTTTCGGGGCAACTGAGTATACAACAGCTATTGACATATGGTCTGCTGGCTGTGTTCTTGCTGAGCTACTTCTTGGACAG CCTCTATTTCCTGGTGAAAGTGGAGTTGACCAGCTTGTTGAGATTATCAAG GTTTTGGGCACTCCAACAAGAGAGGAAATTAAATGCATGAACCCAAATTACACAGAATACAAGTTTCCTCAGATTAAAGCTCATCCATGGCACAAG ATATTCCACAAGCGCATGCCTGCTGAAGCTGTTGATTTAGTTTCAAGGCTACTGCAATACTCTCCTAACCTGCGGTGCACTGCT TTGGATGCCTTGACTCATCCCTTTTTTGATGAGTTACGTGACCCAAACACACGCCTGCCAAATGGACGTTACCTTCCACCGTTGTTTAACTTTAAATCTCATG AATTGAAGGGCGTCTCGGGTGAGACATTGGCGAAATTGATACCAGAGCATGCACGAAAGCAATGCACGTTTCTTGGCTCATGA